A genomic segment from Pseudomonas sp. M30-35 encodes:
- a CDS encoding DUF4124 domain-containing protein, which produces MRLLLCLLLLPGLAAAEIYRWTDAKGQVHFGQRPTEQGATVVEVKPQVVERDQATRDSEQRSERFYDARRQEQAQADAASAQRRSEREAQCQKLRSSLAQMPEGRRYYRVEASGARTYYSDAQLDQARAQLREKISSRCL; this is translated from the coding sequence ATGCGGTTGTTACTTTGCTTATTGTTGTTGCCGGGACTCGCGGCGGCGGAGATTTATCGATGGACCGACGCTAAGGGCCAGGTCCATTTCGGCCAGCGACCAACGGAGCAGGGAGCCACGGTGGTCGAGGTCAAGCCGCAGGTGGTTGAGCGTGATCAGGCCACCCGTGACAGCGAGCAGCGCTCTGAGCGATTTTATGATGCGCGCCGCCAAGAGCAGGCCCAAGCGGATGCAGCATCTGCGCAGCGCCGCAGTGAACGTGAGGCCCAATGTCAGAAGTTGCGCAGTAGTCTTGCGCAAATGCCCGAAGGTCGTCGCTATTATAGGGTTGAGGCGAGTGGTGCACGGACTTATTACAGTGATGCGCAACTGGATCAAGCGCGCGCACAATTGCGTGAAAAAATTTCCAGTCGTTGTTTGTGA
- a CDS encoding tol-pal system YbgF family protein — MRTLLLITVLLAMSGCTRWALDRHLNSAYEAYDQGNCDRAMLELSQAERYSRSRRYIQPEISLLRGQCLERQNLFVDAAQTYGFIISRYPASEYAYRAKARLQTLSELGHNVTPATVKTTHTSL; from the coding sequence ATGCGAACCTTGTTGTTGATAACTGTGCTGCTAGCCATGTCGGGCTGTACGCGCTGGGCGCTTGATCGGCATCTGAACAGTGCTTATGAGGCGTATGACCAAGGCAACTGTGATAGGGCGATGCTGGAGTTATCCCAAGCAGAGCGCTACAGCCGGTCACGGCGCTATATACAGCCGGAAATCTCATTGCTGCGTGGGCAGTGCCTCGAACGTCAGAATTTGTTTGTCGATGCTGCACAAACTTATGGATTCATCATCAGTCGTTATCCCGCTAGCGAGTATGCATACCGCGCCAAGGCACGCTTGCAAACGCTCAGCGAGTTGGGGCACAACGTAACGCCAGCAACGGTAAAAACTACTCATACTTCACTTTGA
- the pyk gene encoding pyruvate kinase, with the protein MTFRRTKIVATLGPSSNSPEVLEQLILAGLDVARLNFSHGTPDEHKARANLVRELAAKHGRHVALLGDLQGPKIRIAKFANKRIELAVGDSFTFSTSHPLTEGNQQIVGIDYPDLVKDCGVGDELLLDDGRVVMRVESATADALHCSVLIGGPLSDHKGINRRGGGLTAPALTEKDKADIKLAAEMDLDYLAVSFPRDASDMEYARQLRDESGGTAWLVAKIERAEAVANDETLDGLIRASDAVMVARGDLGVEIGDAELVGIQKKIIQHARTHNKAVITATQMMESMIQNPMPTRAEVSDVANAVLDYTDAVMLSAESAAGAYPLEAVQAMARICVGAEKHPTSKTSKHRMGERFQRCDESIALAAMYTANHFPGVKAIIALTESGYTPLIMSRIRSSVPIYAFSPHRGTQARAAMFRGVYTVPFDPAELPPEQVSQAAVDELLKRGVVEPGDWVILTKGDSYHTIGGTNGMKILHVGEALV; encoded by the coding sequence ATGACCTTTCGTCGTACCAAAATCGTGGCCACCCTTGGCCCGTCCAGCAACTCGCCAGAGGTGCTTGAACAACTGATTCTCGCTGGCCTTGATGTTGCTCGCTTGAACTTCTCCCACGGAACACCAGACGAGCATAAAGCGCGCGCCAACCTGGTTCGTGAGCTCGCCGCCAAGCATGGCCGCCACGTAGCGCTGCTCGGTGACCTGCAAGGCCCTAAAATTCGTATCGCCAAGTTCGCTAACAAACGTATCGAGCTTGCCGTTGGCGATAGCTTCACCTTCTCAACCAGCCACCCGCTGACCGAAGGCAATCAACAAATTGTGGGTATCGACTACCCCGACCTGGTTAAAGACTGCGGCGTTGGCGACGAGCTGCTGCTCGACGACGGCCGTGTTGTGATGCGCGTTGAGTCTGCAACTGCCGACGCATTGCATTGTTCCGTGCTGATTGGCGGCCCGCTCTCGGACCATAAAGGTATTAACCGTCGCGGCGGTGGCCTGACAGCGCCAGCACTGACTGAAAAAGACAAAGCCGATATCAAACTCGCTGCAGAAATGGATCTTGACTACCTTGCAGTCTCCTTCCCGCGCGATGCCTCTGATATGGAATACGCACGCCAATTACGTGACGAGTCGGGCGGTACTGCCTGGCTGGTCGCGAAGATTGAACGCGCTGAAGCGGTTGCCAACGACGAAACCCTCGACGGCCTGATCCGCGCCAGTGATGCAGTAATGGTCGCCCGTGGTGACCTCGGCGTTGAAATTGGTGACGCTGAGCTGGTCGGTATTCAGAAGAAAATCATTCAGCATGCGCGCACGCACAACAAGGCTGTAATCACTGCAACGCAGATGATGGAGTCGATGATTCAAAACCCGATGCCAACCCGCGCTGAAGTGTCTGACGTGGCCAATGCCGTGCTCGACTACACCGACGCGGTCATGCTCTCGGCAGAAAGTGCCGCAGGCGCTTACCCGCTGGAAGCTGTACAGGCGATGGCACGTATTTGCGTTGGTGCAGAAAAGCATCCGACCAGCAAAACCTCGAAGCACCGCATGGGCGAGCGTTTCCAGCGTTGCGACGAGAGCATTGCGCTGGCGGCAATGTACACCGCCAACCATTTCCCGGGCGTCAAAGCGATCATCGCCCTGACTGAAAGTGGCTACACACCACTGATCATGTCGCGGATTCGCTCATCAGTCCCGATCTACGCGTTCTCACCGCACCGTGGCACGCAAGCTCGCGCCGCCATGTTCCGTGGTGTTTACACGGTACCGTTCGACCCAGCAGAGCTGCCGCCTGAGCAAGTCAGCCAAGCTGCAGTAGATGAACTACTCAAGCGCGGTGTTGTTGAGCCGGGCGACTGGGTGATTCTGACCAAGGGTGACAGCTACCACACCATTGGTGGCACCAACGGCATGAAGATTCTGCATGTCGGCGAAGCATTGGTCTAA
- a CDS encoding enoyl-CoA hydratase, with translation MSAHILTEREGGVLILRMNRPEKKNALTRAMYKAMAQTLTQADQDASVRSVLITGGHDCFTSGNDVADFLQAPPDGLNSEVFMFMQALFDFSKPVVAAVCGSAVGIGTTLLLHCDLVYVSRDATLKMPFVNLGLCPEYGSSMILPRLLGQAKAAELLLLGSAFNGEQAAAWGIANQALHDSAATIAKAFDMAQRFSLLPPSAVTDSKRLMRAPDREQLRQVIAAEGELFSQRLHSPEAREAMTAFMQRRKPDFSNL, from the coding sequence ATGAGTGCGCACATACTGACTGAGCGCGAAGGTGGGGTGTTGATTCTGCGCATGAATCGCCCCGAAAAAAAGAACGCGCTGACCCGAGCGATGTATAAAGCTATGGCGCAGACGCTGACTCAAGCCGATCAGGATGCAAGCGTTCGCAGTGTATTGATCACCGGCGGGCATGATTGCTTCACCAGTGGCAATGATGTTGCCGACTTTTTACAAGCACCGCCTGACGGGCTGAACAGTGAAGTGTTCATGTTTATGCAGGCCTTGTTCGACTTCAGCAAGCCGGTGGTGGCCGCTGTCTGTGGTTCAGCCGTGGGGATCGGCACCACCTTGTTACTGCATTGCGATTTGGTTTATGTCAGCCGCGATGCGACCTTGAAGATGCCATTCGTTAATCTTGGGCTCTGCCCTGAATATGGTTCCAGCATGATTCTGCCGCGTTTGTTGGGTCAGGCAAAAGCCGCAGAGCTGTTGCTTTTGGGCAGTGCATTCAATGGTGAGCAAGCTGCTGCCTGGGGCATTGCCAATCAGGCGCTACATGACAGTGCCGCGACGATCGCCAAAGCCTTTGATATGGCTCAGCGATTCAGCCTGCTGCCACCTTCAGCGGTGACGGACAGCAAACGTTTGATGCGTGCCCCCGATCGCGAGCAGTTGCGCCAAGTCATCGCAGCGGAGGGCGAGTTGTTCAGTCAGCGCCTGCACTCGCCAGAAGCACGCGAAGCGATGACGGCGTTTATGCAGCGGCGTAAGCCTGATTTTTCTAACCTGTAG
- a CDS encoding iron-sulfur-binding ferredoxin reductase translates to MPELRAAGQVVTVAAAANLLDSLLDSGIKVPYSCRAGSCHACIVRCVAGELQDNQPQALDAQSRAQGWRLACQCQVMGDLSVELYDPSKQATRAAISACDWLSAEVLRLRLIPEKPVVYRAGQHALLWSAQGVARPYSFASVPDVDPWLEFHIDCRHSGAFSDAARLLSVGESLHVGVVSGGELRYEPDWQERPLILLAAGTGLAPLYAVLRDALQHNHQAKIRLIHSAHDAQALYLREPLQTLAANTPQLEVQHVSAAELPAALAQLRLVPRQTLALICGKPGNVELFARSLYMAGVPRNQTFSDLFLPHAQ, encoded by the coding sequence ATGCCTGAGCTGCGTGCAGCGGGCCAGGTAGTCACCGTCGCAGCGGCTGCAAACCTGCTTGATAGCTTGCTCGATAGCGGCATCAAAGTGCCTTACAGCTGTCGGGCGGGTAGTTGCCATGCCTGTATCGTGCGCTGTGTAGCGGGTGAGCTGCAGGACAATCAACCGCAAGCGCTGGATGCTCAAAGTCGGGCGCAAGGCTGGCGGCTGGCCTGTCAGTGCCAGGTCATGGGTGATCTGAGTGTTGAACTCTATGACCCCAGCAAACAGGCAACCCGCGCCGCTATAAGCGCATGTGACTGGCTGAGTGCTGAGGTTTTAAGGCTGCGCCTGATCCCCGAAAAACCAGTGGTTTACCGCGCAGGGCAGCATGCCTTGTTGTGGTCTGCGCAGGGCGTCGCTCGACCATATTCGTTCGCCAGCGTGCCAGATGTTGATCCTTGGCTGGAGTTTCATATTGATTGCCGACACAGCGGAGCATTCTCCGATGCTGCACGTTTGCTCAGTGTCGGTGAGTCTTTGCATGTCGGCGTGGTAAGCGGAGGAGAGTTGCGCTACGAGCCGGATTGGCAAGAACGGCCCCTGATTCTACTGGCTGCTGGCACAGGGTTGGCACCGTTGTATGCAGTACTGCGCGATGCCTTGCAGCACAATCATCAAGCCAAGATTCGGCTTATTCACAGCGCCCATGATGCTCAGGCGCTGTATCTGCGTGAACCCTTGCAAACACTGGCAGCAAACACGCCACAGTTGGAGGTGCAGCACGTGAGCGCGGCTGAGTTGCCCGCGGCTTTGGCGCAACTGCGGCTTGTCCCCCGGCAAACTCTCGCCTTAATCTGCGGGAAACCCGGCAATGTTGAGTTGTTTGCACGTAGCTTGTATATGGCAGGTGTGCCGCGCAATCAGACGTTTTCCGATCTTTTCTTACCGCACGCTCAGTAG
- a CDS encoding diguanylate cyclase, protein MSKSAQALASRSLQSLMLKRFGMAVFTYFLALALGTIAFIYNHLEIPLGNFLLLIGGVISSQLIFFGLFLSGKNLLFQDPSLTEAQVLVALLWQTLTLAMLDDARGPMLVMYVLILLFGVFQLRPKVFVRCAITAFIGFAGLNIVDAYNLKLDRPGLAVLEVCVLSVALAWLSLFASYVHSMRQRMRQRRFALQAHQDTLRGMMRQLEDLASTDELTGLFNRRHFLNLATREISGLRRGHQHGLALIDLDHFKRINDIHGHAAGDRVLQTFASVAQACLRDGDVVARYGGEEFVLLLPDTEPDHFVACCERLRVAFSRAEPLGIKVDNLSLSIGMTLLKMDDDLDEALHRADQALYQAKRSGRNRCAASWVGADA, encoded by the coding sequence ATGAGCAAAAGCGCTCAAGCCCTTGCTAGCCGTTCCCTGCAAAGCCTAATGCTGAAGCGCTTTGGTATGGCGGTCTTCACCTATTTTCTGGCGCTAGCCTTAGGCACTATTGCTTTCATCTATAACCATTTAGAAATACCGCTTGGCAATTTCTTATTGCTTATCGGCGGCGTCATATCCAGTCAGTTGATATTTTTTGGATTGTTCCTTTCAGGCAAGAACCTGTTGTTTCAGGACCCTAGCTTGACCGAGGCGCAGGTGCTGGTTGCGTTGCTCTGGCAAACCCTGACCCTTGCAATGCTGGATGATGCGCGTGGACCCATGCTGGTCATGTATGTGCTGATTTTGTTGTTTGGGGTTTTTCAACTGCGACCGAAAGTGTTTGTGCGCTGCGCGATCACGGCTTTTATCGGTTTTGCTGGCTTGAACATCGTTGATGCCTACAACCTCAAGTTAGACAGGCCGGGGCTCGCTGTACTGGAGGTTTGTGTGCTCAGCGTGGCACTGGCGTGGCTGAGTTTGTTCGCCAGCTACGTGCATAGCATGCGCCAACGTATGCGCCAGCGCCGCTTCGCCTTGCAGGCGCACCAAGACACCTTGCGCGGGATGATGCGTCAACTTGAGGATCTTGCCTCGACAGATGAACTCACCGGCTTATTCAACCGCCGGCATTTCCTCAATCTTGCCACGCGTGAGATATCCGGCTTGCGTCGGGGCCACCAGCACGGACTGGCGCTGATTGATTTGGATCACTTCAAACGAATTAATGACATCCATGGGCACGCGGCGGGTGACAGGGTGCTACAAACTTTCGCCAGCGTGGCGCAGGCCTGTCTACGTGACGGTGATGTGGTTGCGCGTTATGGCGGCGAAGAGTTTGTGTTGTTATTGCCCGATACTGAGCCTGACCACTTTGTCGCCTGTTGCGAGCGTTTGCGGGTGGCCTTTAGCCGAGCTGAACCTTTAGGTATAAAGGTGGATAATCTCAGCTTATCGATTGGAATGACCCTGCTTAAAATGGATGATGATCTAGACGAAGCGCTACACCGCGCCGACCAAGCGCTGTACCAGGCGAAACGCAGCGGCCGTAACCGTTGTGCTGCTTCATGGGTAGGCGCGGATGCCTGA
- a CDS encoding fumarate hydratase, with product MTVIKQDDLIQSVADALQFISYYHPVDFIQAMHEAYLREESPAARDSMAQILINSRMCATGHRPICQDTGIVTVFIRVGMDVRWDGATMGVDDMINEGVRRAYNLPENVLRASILADPAGARKNTKDNTPAVIHFSIVPGDKVEVDVAAKGGGSENKSKMAMLNPSDSIVDWVLKTVPTMGAGWCPPGMLGIGIGGTAEKAAVMAKEVLMESIDIHELKARGPQNRIEEIRLELFEKVNQLGIGAQGLGGLTTVLDVKIMDYPTHAASLPVCMIPNCAATRHAHFVLDGSGPAELEAPSLDAYPEIVWEAGPSARRVNLDTLTPEDVQSWKPGETVLLNGKMLTGRDAAHKRMIEMLNRGEELPVDLKGRFIYYVGPVDPVGDEVVGPAGPTTATRMDKFTRQILESTGLLGMIGKSERGPIAIEAIKDNKAVYLMAVGGAAYLVSQAIKKSKVLAFAELGMEAIYEFEVKDMPVTVAVDTKGESVHITGPAIWNKKITDSLAVEVK from the coding sequence ATGACCGTGATCAAGCAAGACGATCTGATCCAGAGCGTTGCAGACGCCCTGCAGTTTATCTCCTACTACCATCCCGTTGATTTCATTCAGGCGATGCACGAGGCCTATCTGCGAGAAGAGTCGCCAGCTGCACGCGACTCAATGGCGCAAATTCTGATCAATTCGCGCATGTGCGCTACCGGGCATCGCCCAATTTGCCAAGACACCGGCATTGTCACAGTCTTCATCCGCGTGGGTATGGATGTGCGCTGGGATGGCGCAACCATGGGCGTTGACGACATGATCAACGAAGGTGTGCGCCGCGCCTACAACTTGCCTGAAAACGTGTTGCGCGCATCGATCCTGGCCGACCCGGCTGGCGCTCGCAAAAACACCAAAGACAACACGCCAGCAGTGATCCACTTCTCTATCGTCCCTGGCGACAAGGTTGAAGTAGACGTCGCGGCCAAAGGCGGCGGCTCCGAGAATAAGTCGAAGATGGCCATGCTCAACCCATCCGACTCAATCGTTGACTGGGTACTTAAAACCGTCCCAACCATGGGCGCGGGCTGGTGTCCGCCGGGCATGCTTGGCATTGGTATTGGCGGCACGGCGGAGAAAGCCGCGGTCATGGCCAAAGAAGTGCTGATGGAATCCATCGACATCCACGAATTGAAGGCTCGCGGCCCGCAGAACCGTATAGAAGAGATCCGTCTTGAACTGTTCGAAAAGGTCAATCAACTGGGCATTGGTGCTCAAGGCCTTGGCGGTTTGACCACCGTGCTCGACGTTAAGATCATGGACTACCCGACCCACGCAGCTTCGCTGCCAGTCTGCATGATTCCTAACTGCGCAGCCACACGTCACGCCCACTTCGTACTGGATGGCTCTGGCCCCGCCGAACTTGAAGCACCATCGCTGGACGCCTACCCGGAAATCGTTTGGGAAGCAGGTCCTTCGGCGCGTCGAGTTAATCTCGACACCCTGACTCCAGAAGACGTACAAAGCTGGAAGCCAGGCGAAACAGTCTTGCTCAACGGCAAAATGCTCACCGGTCGTGATGCGGCGCACAAGCGCATGATTGAGATGCTCAATCGTGGTGAAGAGCTGCCAGTCGACCTCAAAGGTCGTTTCATCTACTACGTGGGCCCGGTTGATCCGGTTGGTGACGAAGTCGTTGGCCCAGCAGGCCCGACTACTGCTACGCGGATGGACAAGTTCACCCGTCAGATCCTTGAAAGCACAGGCTTGCTGGGTATGATCGGTAAATCCGAGCGCGGTCCTATCGCTATCGAAGCGATCAAGGACAACAAAGCGGTGTATCTGATGGCTGTTGGTGGCGCCGCTTATTTGGTGTCACAGGCAATCAAAAAATCCAAGGTTCTGGCATTCGCCGAGCTGGGCATGGAAGCGATCTACGAGTTTGAGGTCAAAGACATGCCGGTCACCGTAGCGGTCGACACCAAAGGTGAGTCTGTACACATCACTGGCCCTGCGATCTGGAACAAAAAGATCACTGACAGTCTGGCGGTTGAGGTTAAGTAA
- a CDS encoding ribbon-helix-helix domain-containing protein, with the protein MCELYVKADPILYESRSRSLRIRGVVTTLRLENQFWDILREIAEVDGMSTNQLITKLFDEVMDYRGEVINFASFLRVSCSRYLVQRQNRVTELTVVGRTG; encoded by the coding sequence ATGTGTGAGCTTTATGTCAAAGCGGACCCGATTCTGTACGAGTCACGTTCGCGCTCACTGCGAATTCGCGGCGTAGTCACGACTTTGCGCCTAGAGAATCAGTTTTGGGACATCCTGCGTGAAATCGCCGAGGTTGATGGCATGAGCACCAACCAACTGATTACTAAGCTGTTTGACGAGGTGATGGATTACCGCGGTGAAGTGATCAATTTTGCATCCTTCCTGCGGGTTAGCTGCAGCCGTTATCTGGTCCAGCGGCAGAACCGTGTTACCGAGTTGACTGTGGTTGGACGCACAGGCTGA
- a CDS encoding DJ-1/PfpI family protein has translation MAAKKILMLVGDYVEDYEVMVPFQALQMVGYTVHAVCPNKTAGQSVRTAIHDFEGDQTYSEKPGHNFVLNFDFADAKAKDYHGLVVPGGRSPEYLRLDADVLKLVQAFAKADKPIAAVCHGAQLLAAAGVLKGRECSAYPACAPEVTLAGGTFVEIAADHAHVEGNLVTAPAWPAHPTWLAGFLMLLGAKISL, from the coding sequence ATGGCTGCGAAGAAGATTCTGATGTTGGTGGGTGACTACGTCGAAGATTACGAAGTGATGGTGCCGTTTCAGGCATTGCAGATGGTGGGTTACACCGTTCACGCTGTTTGCCCGAATAAAACCGCTGGGCAGTCTGTGCGCACGGCGATTCACGACTTTGAAGGTGATCAGACCTACAGCGAAAAGCCGGGACATAACTTTGTTCTGAACTTTGATTTTGCCGATGCTAAAGCTAAGGATTATCACGGGCTGGTTGTACCGGGCGGGCGTTCCCCCGAGTACTTGCGTCTCGACGCCGATGTATTAAAGCTGGTGCAAGCCTTCGCCAAAGCCGATAAACCGATTGCGGCCGTCTGCCACGGTGCACAGTTGCTTGCGGCTGCTGGCGTGCTCAAGGGCCGTGAGTGCAGTGCTTACCCGGCCTGCGCGCCTGAGGTGACTTTGGCCGGTGGCACCTTTGTTGAGATCGCCGCTGACCATGCCCATGTTGAAGGTAATCTGGTGACTGCTCCTGCGTGGCCAGCACACCCGACCTGGCTGGCAGGTTTTTTGATGTTGCTGGGCGCTAAAATTTCCCTGTAG
- a CDS encoding DUF2846 domain-containing protein produces MRTAHRLLILLSLMPLGLTACSTLGGFFGETQGPVFIAQQPAGTQRVIAYIYRPKSDWADQELEAPGLFLNNQLKGSLPSNGYLVFEFDPARYQIELRRPLFGSYWTWFADGPLDFVRIASFSLDTEAGRSYFFRYDELNPPPGVSESPMTGDGPLQLVSASVAQPEIAHARKVQPLLKIDAEVPEERPQRSFWRSVGESLQHIGI; encoded by the coding sequence ATGCGCACAGCTCACCGCTTACTCATATTGCTCAGCCTAATGCCCCTCGGGCTTACAGCCTGTTCAACCCTCGGCGGTTTTTTTGGTGAGACTCAAGGGCCAGTATTTATTGCCCAGCAACCCGCAGGTACGCAGCGGGTGATTGCCTATATATACCGTCCCAAAAGTGACTGGGCCGACCAAGAGCTGGAAGCGCCAGGGTTGTTTCTAAACAATCAACTCAAGGGCAGCCTGCCAAGCAATGGTTACTTGGTATTCGAGTTTGATCCCGCGCGCTACCAGATTGAACTGCGTCGACCTCTCTTCGGCAGTTACTGGACATGGTTCGCCGACGGTCCACTAGACTTTGTCCGGATCGCCAGTTTTAGTTTGGATACCGAAGCCGGGCGCAGCTACTTTTTCCGCTATGACGAGCTTAATCCTCCACCGGGTGTGAGTGAGTCGCCAATGACGGGTGATGGTCCACTGCAGCTGGTGTCCGCATCGGTTGCGCAGCCGGAGATTGCTCATGCTCGCAAGGTTCAGCCGCTGCTCAAGATCGATGCAGAGGTTCCCGAGGAGCGTCCTCAGCGCAGTTTTTGGCGCAGCGTAGGCGAGTCTTTACAGCACATTGGTATTTAA
- a CDS encoding phosphatidylserine/phosphatidylglycerophosphate/cardiolipin synthase family protein, whose product MPGLVFDWRPGNQFTLLSDGPEFFPKMIEAIDTARQQVEFELYLIESGSCAEQVLRSLCAAAQRGVAVRCLFDGYGAKGLSKADRALLSNAGIEVRWYNPIRWRQGIRNFYRDHRKLLLVDGHVAFVGGTGVTDDFWCIDNPDSIWHELMVEIDGPLVEDWQQLFERQWQACNARRSWIPKATAGLRRLPASPPVGVGLGRVAYADAKQHRDILQSLVRALQSAETRIWFATPYFLPTWKVRRALRKAAARGVDVRLLLSGRRTDHQPIRLAGHRYYPRLLRAGVQIFEYQPRFSHQKIVLVDDWVSIGSCNFDHWNLRFNLDANLEALDTAFTQSIVSCFETDFADSRQVDLELWLARPWWKRVQQRLWGWLDRVAVNLLHRRR is encoded by the coding sequence ATGCCGGGTCTAGTTTTTGATTGGCGCCCAGGTAATCAATTTACCTTGCTCAGTGACGGGCCTGAGTTCTTCCCGAAGATGATCGAGGCGATCGACACTGCACGGCAGCAAGTTGAGTTTGAACTTTACCTGATTGAAAGCGGCTCCTGTGCTGAGCAAGTGCTGCGTTCGCTTTGTGCCGCTGCCCAGCGCGGCGTTGCTGTGCGCTGCCTATTTGATGGTTATGGTGCCAAGGGACTGTCGAAAGCAGATCGTGCCTTACTCAGTAACGCGGGTATTGAGGTGCGCTGGTACAACCCGATACGTTGGCGCCAAGGCATCCGCAATTTTTACCGTGATCATCGAAAGTTGCTGTTGGTCGATGGGCATGTTGCATTTGTCGGTGGTACCGGCGTGACTGACGATTTCTGGTGCATAGATAACCCCGATAGCATATGGCATGAGTTGATGGTCGAAATCGACGGGCCACTGGTTGAGGATTGGCAGCAACTGTTTGAGCGCCAATGGCAGGCCTGCAATGCCCGCCGCTCATGGATACCCAAAGCGACTGCCGGGCTTAGACGGTTACCGGCGTCACCACCTGTTGGTGTCGGTCTTGGCCGCGTAGCCTATGCCGATGCCAAGCAACATCGGGATATTTTGCAGTCTTTGGTGCGTGCTCTGCAGTCAGCCGAAACCCGCATCTGGTTTGCAACGCCTTACTTTCTGCCAACATGGAAAGTGCGAAGGGCGCTGCGCAAGGCGGCGGCGCGCGGGGTTGACGTGCGCTTGCTACTCAGTGGGCGACGCACTGATCACCAACCTATTCGGCTGGCTGGACATCGCTATTACCCGCGACTCTTGCGCGCAGGCGTACAGATTTTTGAGTATCAACCGCGCTTTTCACACCAAAAAATCGTGCTGGTTGATGACTGGGTGAGTATTGGCTCATGCAATTTCGATCATTGGAACCTGCGCTTTAATCTGGATGCCAATCTCGAAGCGCTGGACACGGCGTTTACCCAGTCCATTGTCAGTTGCTTCGAAACTGACTTCGCCGACAGCCGCCAGGTCGATTTGGAACTATGGTTGGCGCGCCCTTGGTGGAAACGCGTGCAACAACGGCTTTGGGGTTGGCTCGATCGAGTGGCGGTTAACCTTTTGCATCGGCGCCGCTGA
- a CDS encoding YceI family protein codes for MRLLFAVLLSMSIVLPAQAKWYLDNESSRLSFISTKNLDRSEVHRFLTLHGMVSDSGKTSLRVEMESVSTGVSLRDERMRTLLFDIDEFPQATVSAQLDVRPIETLAAGAQLELSLPLTLTLHGKSQTYTAELLATRLDDHRFQVVTLAPLVLNAGDFELVKGLDALRKIAGLSAISRSVPVGAVLIFTRR; via the coding sequence ATGCGCCTGCTGTTCGCCGTACTCCTGAGTATGAGCATTGTGCTGCCGGCTCAGGCCAAGTGGTACCTGGACAATGAGTCTTCGCGGCTGTCATTTATCTCAACCAAAAATCTTGATCGCTCCGAAGTCCACCGCTTTCTGACCTTGCATGGAATGGTCAGCGACAGCGGTAAAACCAGTTTGCGGGTTGAGATGGAGTCAGTCAGTACCGGCGTATCACTGCGTGATGAACGCATGCGCACATTGTTGTTTGATATCGATGAGTTTCCTCAGGCTACGGTATCTGCACAATTGGATGTCCGGCCTATCGAAACGTTGGCTGCCGGGGCGCAACTTGAATTGAGCCTGCCGCTAACCCTGACACTGCACGGTAAAAGCCAAACCTATACCGCTGAGTTATTGGCCACGCGCCTTGATGATCATCGTTTTCAAGTCGTCACGCTTGCGCCTTTGGTGCTCAACGCCGGGGACTTTGAGCTGGTTAAAGGGCTTGATGCGCTGCGCAAAATCGCCGGTTTGTCGGCTATCAGTCGCTCAGTGCCAGTCGGCGCTGTCCTTATCTTTACGCGTCGCTAA
- a CDS encoding amidase, translating to MIRRLLTRLLIILLALLVVWAWLNRDHLQAFPSILGAYTAKEYCSCRYVMDNPADYCVGYSKQYLPLSGFVDDEANKRVTARALGRSQSAQWLGQRQGCQLLPQAVELTE from the coding sequence ATGATCCGTCGACTGCTCACCCGCTTGTTAATCATCTTACTGGCTCTGCTGGTTGTCTGGGCATGGTTGAATCGTGACCATCTGCAAGCATTTCCAAGCATTCTCGGGGCGTACACGGCTAAAGAATATTGCTCCTGTCGCTACGTGATGGACAACCCCGCCGATTACTGTGTGGGCTACAGCAAGCAGTATTTACCGCTCAGTGGCTTTGTTGATGATGAGGCCAATAAGCGAGTGACTGCGCGTGCCCTGGGCCGTAGCCAGTCAGCGCAGTGGTTGGGGCAACGTCAAGGTTGTCAGTTATTGCCTCAAGCAGTTGAGCTAACCGAGTAA